The following are encoded in a window of Primulina eburnea isolate SZY01 chromosome 4, ASM2296580v1, whole genome shotgun sequence genomic DNA:
- the LOC140829622 gene encoding uncharacterized protein, with amino-acid sequence MVYGEEENVDPTPIREEESTPSKGIQDRDEVTLTEGCDEEIQRNLQQKLQDPGKFAVLYAIVGKMVGKAICDSRTSVNVMLSSLYEKFGLSRIKPTELILQLADKSVKVPLGFVENVEVQIDKLRLPEDFVMLDIENDKNVLVIIGRPFLATAGAIIGVKQRRLTMEVEGQKVVIKASKRSHELNRKENLCDEWSIPMMKGNDDNDEN; translated from the exons ATGGTATATGGAGAAGAGGAAAATGTTGATCCCACACCCATCCGGGAAGAGGAGTCAACTCCAAGCAAAGGCATCCAAG ATCGGGATGAAGTGACACTTACTGAAGGATGCGATGAGGAGATACAAAGAAATCTTCAACAGAAGTTGCAAGACCCTGGGAAATTCGCTGTACTATATGCAATAGTGGGCAAAATGGTGGGAAAAGCTATTTGTGATTCAAGGACGAGCGTGAATGTAATGCTAAGTTCTCTTTACGAGAAATTTGGACTGAGCAGGATAAAGCCCACAGAACTGATCTTGCAGTTGGCCGATAAATCCGTCAAGGTACCGTTGGGTTTTGTGGAAAATGTTGAAGTCCAAATCGATAAACTGAGGCTTCCAGAAGATTTCGTTATGCTTGACATAGAGAACGATAAGAATGTTCTTGTCATTATAGGACGACCATTCTTGGCTACTGCTGGAGCCATAATTGGCGTGAAGCAAAGAAGGCTGACCATGGAGGTTGAAGGTCAGAAGGTGGTAATCAAGGCATCCAAGAGATCACACGAGTTGAATAGGAAGGAGA ATTTGTGTGATGAGTGGAGCATCCCAATGATGAAAGGAAATGATGATAACGATGAAAACTGA
- the LOC140830692 gene encoding uncharacterized protein has product MRDFPSCFGENGVQVADTSSSGLGARKGPHNSVTCMYRCKLLGKSCLISIIWSKNIMGQCLSVELDDASNRCICKVDVKPSLFSKRKGSKCFEVNASKIEVFWDLSSAKFGPGPEPFEGYYVAVVCKGEMVLVIGDLRKEAFKKTGAITAFCNAMFISKKEHISGKRVYGTKAQFCDNGQIHDLRIECDSSTNDEPSLLIHIDAKPVMQVKHLQWKFRGNHSILVDGLPVEVYWDVHNWLFGSSLGNAVFMFQTSLSAEKLWSSPTLPDSSALSWSCSDSFMDSKGPGLGFSFFLYAWKTE; this is encoded by the coding sequence ATGAGGGACTTTCCATCTTGTTTTGGAGAAAATGGAGTTCAGGTTGCTGATACTTCTTCTTCTGGCTTAGGTGCGAGAAAAGGTCCTCATAATTCTGTTACTTGCATGTATAGGTGTAAATTACTCGGTAAGTCTTGCTTAATCAGCATTATATGGAGCAAGAACATTATGGGTCAGTGCCTTAGTGTTGAATTAGATGATGCATCAAATCGTTGTATCTGTAAAGTAGATGTGAAACCTTCTTTGTTCTCAAAAAGAAAAGGATCCAAATGTTTTGAAGTGAATGCTAGTAAAATTGAGGTGTTTTGGGATCTTTCTTCGGCGAAATTTGGTCCTGGACCTGAGCCTTTTGAGGGGTATTATGTCGCAGTTGTTTGTAAGGGGGAAATGGTTTTGGTGATTGGGGATCTTAGGAAAGAAGCATTCAAGAAAACTGGAGCTATTACTGCCTTTTGCAATGCAATGTTCATCTCGAAGAAGGAGCATATTTCTGGAAAGAGGGTATATGGTACCAAGGCACAATTCTGTGATAATGGACAGATTCATGACCTGAGAATCGAGTGTGATTCGAGTACGAACGACGAACCTAGTTTACTGATTCATATTGATGCAAAACCAGTGATGCAGGTGAAGCATCTCCAATGGAAATTTCGAGGAAATCACTCAATATTGGTGGATGGGCTCCCTGTTGAAGTCTATTGGGATGTTCACAATTGGCTATTCGGTTCAAGTTTAGGGAATGCAGTGTTCATGTTCCAGACAAGCTTATCCGCAGAGAAGTTGTGGAGTAGCCCAACTTTGCCCGATTCCTCCGCATTATCGTGGAGCTGCTCCGACAGTTTCATGGATTCTAAAGGACCAGGTCTTGGCTTTTCTTTCTTCTTGTATGCGTGGAAGACTGAGTGA
- the LOC140830693 gene encoding heat shock 70 kDa protein 8: MSEPAYTVASDSETTGEEKSSPPSPEVAIGIDIGTSQSSVAIWNGSDVELLGNRREQKLFRSYVKFQDDEIPVTGISSQLSDEYEMLSGAAIFNMKRLVGRIDTDSIVHASKSLPFLVQTLDIGVRPFVSALVNNVWRSMTPEEVLAIFLLELKTMAEIHLKRPVRNAVLTIPVSFTRFQLSRVERACAMVGLQVLRLMPEPTAVALLYAQQQQQNAPENTSSGSEKVALIFNMGAGFCDVAITATAGGVTQIKAMRGSTLGGEDMLLNMMHHLLPDMNILFASHGIDEIRKLGLLRVATQEAIHKLSSQSSIQIDLDLGNGRKICRSIDREEFEEVNKEVFAECEKLILLCLLEAKVEQIEDINDVILVGGCSNIPKLQNIVKGICVRDFYAGSHPLEAAVRGAALEGALASGFNDPFGSLDLLTIQVTPRSIGIKAYGNDYVPIILQNTTIPARKELVFTTIHDNQNEALLVVFEGNENTVKKNHLVGYFKTSGIPLAPKGVPKISVCMDINASNVLRVFVGVIMPGEQNPATPFMEVLMPTVDGGHGLCAEALSRTYGDSFDLMVVQKNVGC, from the coding sequence ATGTCGGAACCAGCATACACTGTGGCATCGGACAGTGAAACAACCGGGGAAGAAAAATCTTCTCCTCCTTCCCCCGAAGTAGCAATCGGGATTGACATTGGTACTTCTCAATCCAGCGTCGCAATTTGGAATGGCTCGGATGTTGAGCTTCTGGGAAATAGACGTGAGCAGAAGTTGTTTAGATCTTACGTCAAGTTCCAAGATGATGAGATTCCAGTCACCGGTATAAGCAGTCAACTTTCTGATGAGTATGAGATGTTATCTGGCGCTGCCATTTTTAACATGAAAAGGTTGGTTGGTCGAATCGACACAGATTCAATTGTTCATGCAAGCAAAAGCCTCCCGTTTCTTGTTCAGACCTTAGATATAGGTGTCAGGCCATTTGTATCTGCTCTGGTCAATAACGTGTGGAGGTCCATGACTCCCGAAGAAGTTCTCGCCATATTTCTTCTTGAACTTAAAACCATGGCTGAGATTCATTTGAAACGTCCTGTACGAAATGCTGTCCTAACAATTCCTGTGTCATTTACCAGATTCCAACTGAGTCGAGTCGAAAGAGCATGTGCAATGGTAGGGCTTCAGGTTCTGAGGTTGATGCCTGAGCCTACAGCAGTTGCCTTGTTATATGCACAGCAACAACAGCAGAATGCACCTGAAAATACGAGCAGTGGGAGCGAAAAAGTTGCACTAATATTCAATATGGGTGCTGGATTTTGTGACGTGGCCATCACTGCTACAGCAGGGGGAGTTACACAGATAAAAGCCATGAGAGGAAGTACTTTAGGAGGTGAAGACATGCTGCTAAATATGATGCACCACCTCTTACCTGATATGAACATTCTCTTTGCGAGCCACGGGATTGATGAGATAAGAAAATTGGGATTACTTCGAGTTGCCACTCAGGAAGCAATCCACAAACTTTCGTCCCAATCCAGTATCCAGATTGATCTTGACTtgggaaatggaagaaaaatatGTAGAAGTATCGACAGGGAGGAGTTTGAGGAAGTGAATAAAGAAGTTTTTGCTGAATGTGAGAAGCTAATTCTATTGTGTCTACTCGAGGCAAAGGTAGAACAAATAGAGGATATAAACGATGTAATTCTTGTCGGTGGCTGCTCAAATATTCCTAAGCTACAGAACATTGTAAAGGGTATTTGTGTAAGAGACTTCTACGCTGGAAGTCATCCTCTGGAAGCTGCTGTTCGAGGAGCAGCATTAGAAGGTGCCCTGGCTTCTGGATTCAACGACCCTTTCGGCAGTTTAGACCTTTTAACGATACAAGTAACTCCACGGAGCATTGGAATAAAAGCGTATGGAAATGACTATGTGCCAATCATACTTCAAAACACCACAATCCCAGCAAGAAAAGAACTGGTTTTCACAACCATTCACGATAACCAGAACGAGGCACTACTAGTCGTTTTTGAGGGTAATGAGAATACAGTAAAAAAGAACCATCTCGTGGGATATTTCAAGACTTCGGGGATTCCTCTTGCTCCAAAAGGGGTACCCAAAATCAGCGTATGTATGGACATCAATGCATCGAACGTTCTTAGAGTTTTTGTTGGGGTTATCATGCCAGGGGAGCAAAATCCGGCCACTCCATTTATGGAGGTTCTGATGCCAACAGTTGATGGTGGGCACGGTCTGTGTGCCGAAGCTCTCAGTAGAACTTATGGCGATTCTTTCGATTTGATGGTCGTGCAAAAGAATGTTGGGTGTTGA